A window of Deltaproteobacteria bacterium contains these coding sequences:
- the rplQ gene encoding 50S ribosomal protein L17, producing MRHQKATKKLGRNSSHRSSLLSNLAMALFRHERIETTEVKAKALRSYAEKLITLGKRGDLHARRLAARNVHDHEILQKLFSEIGPRFKERQGGYTRVLKTGTRRGDAADLAFIELVDFAGKKETTSSDKASSESK from the coding sequence ATGCGTCATCAAAAAGCTACAAAAAAACTTGGTCGCAATAGTAGCCACCGCAGTTCTCTTTTAAGTAATCTTGCAATGGCATTATTTCGACATGAACGAATTGAGACTACTGAAGTAAAAGCAAAAGCATTACGTTCCTATGCTGAAAAGCTTATTACTTTAGGAAAACGCGGTGATTTGCATGCCAGACGTTTGGCTGCTCGTAATGTTCATGACCATGAAATTTTACAAAAACTATTTAGTGAAATTGGACCACGTTTTAAAGAGCGTCAAGGTGGATATACCCGAGTATTGAAGACTGGTACTAGACGTGGTGATGCAGCCGATCTTGCATTCATTGAATTAGTTGATTTTGCTGGTAAAAAAGAAACAACTAGTAGCGATAAAGCATCTAGTGAATCAAAGTAA